In one Rutidosis leptorrhynchoides isolate AG116_Rl617_1_P2 chromosome 8, CSIRO_AGI_Rlap_v1, whole genome shotgun sequence genomic region, the following are encoded:
- the LOC139863338 gene encoding uncharacterized protein, with translation MAKWAIELGEHDIDFQSRHSIKAQVLADFMAETTETDEENNSTFAQIITPTVETKEWKRFTNGASSSDGSGAGLTLINPEGQEFTYALRYEFSKTNNEAKYEALLAGLRIAKEIKIEHLQAFVDSQLVANQVLGIFEARQPIIQLYLSKVRELVESFRSFTIEHVRRSQNKKADALSKLASITFAHLAKEVLVEVSEKRSIEAQEVHDLIIEEENTWMKPLREYLELRILPEDKKEARKIQIKAPSYKIMNGALYRKYFLTPWLRCFGPNQASMIIREMHEGICGLHSGPSQ, from the coding sequence ATGGCCAAATGGGCAATAGAGCTCGGGGAACATGACATCGACTTCCAATCTCGCCATTCAATCAAAGCTCAAGTACTAGCAGACTTCATGGCAGAAACAACGGAGACAGATGAAGAAAACAACTCCACCTTCGCGCAAATTATCACCCCGACTGTTGAAACGAAGGAATGGAAACGGTTCACCAATGGAGCTTCCAGCTCTGATGGCTCAGGGGCAGGACTTACGCTAATCAACCCAGAGGGACAAGAGTTTACTTACGCGCTTCGTTACGAGTTCAGCAAAACTAATAACGAAGCAAAATATGAAGCTCTGCTCGCTGGGCTCAGAATAGCAAAGGAGATAAAAATTGAGCACTTACAAGCCTTCGTAGACTCACAACTAGTGGCGAACCAAGTCCTAGGTATCTTCGAAGCAAGACAGCCAATCATACAACTTTATCTGTCAAAGGTCAGGGAACTTGTAGAGAGCTTCAGAAGCTTCACAATAGAGCATGTAAGAAGAAGTCAGAATAAAAAAGCAGATGCTTTGAGCAAATTAGCTTCTATCACCTTCGCACACCTGGCGAAGGAAGTGTTGGTCGAAGTATCAGAAAAAAGGTCCATCGAAGCTCAAGAAGTCCACGACTTAATCATCGAAGAAGAAAACACGTGGATGAAGCCATTAAGGGAATATTTGGAGCTCAGAATCTTACCTGAGGATAAAAAAGAAGCAAGAAAGATCCAGATCAAAGCACCGTCATACAAGATAATGAACGGAGCCTTGTATAGGAAATATTTCCTCACCCCGTGGCTTCGCTGTTTTGGACCAAACCAAGCTTCGATGATTATCAGAGAAATGCATGAAGGTATCTGTGGACTTCATTCCGGACCAAGTCAATAG
- the LOC139861623 gene encoding LOB domain-containing protein 1-like, with protein sequence MEYSGDRNGGPTSPMTITTTTIHQSPNTCYNNNSSSQLSPTSVLTHPPPSSPPHHVVLSPCAACKILRRRCVEKCVLAPYFPPTEPLKFTIAHRVFGASNIIKLLQELPESQRADAVSSMVYEANARLRDPVYGCAGAICQLQKQVSELQAELAKAQAESLNLQCQHSNLLSMICVEMDQQLVSPPTPPQQTLYDNLNFFSDEVNLSSVFEPLWT encoded by the exons ATGGAATATTCCGGTGACAGAAATGGTGGCCCCACCTCACCTATGACTATTACCACCACCACAATTCATCAATCACCAAATACTTGTTATAATAACAATTCATCGTCTCAACTTAGTCCCACTAGTGTTTTGACACATCCTCCCCCATCTTCGCCACCTCATCACGTCGTTCTTAGCCCTTGTGCCGCTTGCAAGATTCTTAGGCGAAGATGTGTTGAAAAATGTGTTTTGGCACCTTACTTTCCACCTACCGAACCGCTCAAGTTCACAATCGCACACCGTGTGTTTGGAGCTAGCAACATCATCAAGTTGTTGCAG GAACTGCCAGAGTCTCAAAGAGCGGACGCAGTTAGTAGTATGGTTTATGAAGCGAATGCAAGGCTAAGAGATCCGGTTTATGGTTGTGCAGGTGCGATTTGTCAACTTCAAAAGCAAGTGAGTGAGCTTCAAGCGGAGTTAGCCAAAGCGCAAGCAGAATCACTTAACCTGCAATGCCAACATTCCAATTTATTATCGATGATTTGTGTGGAGATGGATCAACAACTCGTCTCACCACCAACGCCACCACAACAAACACTTTATGACAACCTAAACTTCTTCTCCGATGAGGTTAATTTGAGCAGCGTTTTCGAACCACTTTGGACATGA